A part of Rhodopirellula bahusiensis genomic DNA contains:
- a CDS encoding sulfatase-like hydrolase/transferase has protein sequence MSPIHINPRVVPLTVWVMAALCFHACVPTSLRADSSDRPNIVLILADDLGYGDLGCYGNDEQATPALDRLARQGVRWTEAYANGPECSPTRAALLTGRYQQHVGGLECAIGVGNVGRYDDAIRLHLVNELGLPADRPTLAKRLSDVGYETALFGKWHLGYEAQFSPMQHGFEEALYCIGGAMDYYHYLDSVATYNLFRNGRPISGEGYFTDTITDHAVQYVRDRNDSEQPFFLYLPYTAPHTPYQPPGQSPVDPLPLDSPLWKQSDDPPGVYRSMVRHMDEGIGKVLHAIEESGMTDRTLVIFASDNGGTSASRNEPLRGIKGQTFEGGIRVPLIARWPGHLPEDTVSQQVTITFDLTASMLAAAGITPAQEDAMEGIDVLSLAASGEPPQPRTLHWRKPRDPQVWGGIRDGNLKYVRQEKATTDGRTTIREWLFNLADDIGEQNDLASQNPGELDRLRGEHLAWEQAVRNNRRGRPGWKPSTD, from the coding sequence ATGTCTCCCATCCATATCAATCCACGGGTCGTCCCACTCACCGTTTGGGTAATGGCTGCTCTGTGCTTTCATGCCTGCGTCCCCACTTCGCTGAGAGCCGATTCCAGCGACCGTCCGAACATTGTGCTGATCCTTGCGGACGACCTCGGCTACGGAGACCTGGGTTGTTATGGCAACGACGAGCAAGCAACGCCGGCCTTGGATCGGCTAGCCAGGCAAGGTGTTCGCTGGACGGAGGCCTATGCCAACGGCCCAGAATGCTCGCCCACTCGAGCGGCGCTCTTAACAGGTCGCTATCAACAACATGTGGGCGGTTTGGAATGTGCAATCGGAGTCGGCAATGTTGGACGCTATGACGATGCGATTCGTTTGCACTTGGTCAACGAACTGGGTTTGCCCGCCGACAGGCCAACGTTGGCGAAGCGTCTGTCCGACGTCGGTTATGAAACGGCATTGTTCGGAAAATGGCACCTGGGTTACGAAGCCCAATTCTCACCGATGCAACATGGATTTGAGGAAGCGTTGTACTGCATCGGCGGTGCGATGGATTACTACCACTACCTCGATTCGGTCGCCACGTACAACCTGTTCCGCAACGGCAGGCCGATCAGCGGCGAAGGCTACTTCACGGACACGATCACCGATCACGCCGTGCAATATGTTCGCGACCGGAACGACAGTGAGCAGCCTTTCTTTCTGTACTTGCCCTACACCGCACCACACACGCCTTATCAACCGCCAGGCCAGTCTCCCGTCGATCCGCTGCCGCTTGATTCACCACTTTGGAAACAGAGCGACGATCCGCCCGGTGTCTACCGATCGATGGTGCGTCACATGGACGAAGGCATCGGGAAGGTGCTGCACGCGATCGAGGAATCTGGAATGACCGATCGCACGCTGGTGATTTTCGCCAGCGACAATGGTGGCACGTCGGCGAGTCGCAACGAACCACTGCGAGGAATCAAAGGCCAGACGTTTGAGGGAGGAATCCGTGTTCCCTTGATCGCTCGTTGGCCCGGCCATTTGCCAGAAGACACAGTCAGCCAGCAAGTCACGATCACATTCGATCTGACCGCATCGATGCTGGCCGCCGCTGGGATCACTCCCGCCCAAGAAGACGCGATGGAAGGGATCGACGTCCTGTCGCTGGCCGCTTCGGGTGAACCGCCTCAACCCCGCACGCTGCATTGGCGAAAACCCCGCGACCCTCAAGTCTGGGGCGGCATCCGGGACGGGAACCTGAAGTATGTCCGTCAAGAAAAAGCCACCACCGACGGCCGAACAACGATCCGGGAATGGCTCTTCAATCTGGCCGATGACATCGGCGAACAGAATGATTTGGCCTCGCAAAACCCTGGTGAGCTGGACCGCCTGAGAGGAGAGCACCTGGCCTGGGAACAAGCGGTGAGAAACAATCGCCGAGGCAGGCCAGGGTGGAAACCGTCGACAGACTGA
- the rplK gene encoding 50S ribosomal protein L11 codes for MAKQVTGQAKFQVPGGQATPAPPVGTSLGKYGVNLGQFVQQFNDRTKEYNGTPIPVIVTVYNDRSFDFITKSPPAASMLMQSAGIAKGSGVPNKDKVATVTRAQCEEIAQKKMEDLNARDIDQATRMIEGTARSMGIIVDG; via the coding sequence ATGGCAAAACAAGTCACCGGCCAAGCCAAGTTCCAAGTCCCCGGCGGTCAAGCCACTCCTGCACCTCCTGTCGGTACATCGCTGGGTAAATACGGCGTGAACTTGGGACAATTCGTCCAACAGTTCAACGATCGCACCAAGGAATACAACGGCACGCCGATTCCTGTGATCGTGACCGTTTACAACGATCGTAGCTTTGACTTCATCACCAAGAGCCCACCAGCCGCGTCGATGCTGATGCAATCCGCTGGCATCGCCAAAGGCAGCGGTGTCCCCAACAAGGACAAAGTCGCAACGGTCACCCGTGCTCAGTGCGAAGAAATCGCTCAAAAGAAGATGGAAGACCTCAACGCTCGCGATATCGATCAAGCCACCCGCATGATCGAAGGCACCGCTCGCAGCATGGGCATCATCGTCGACGGTTGA
- the secE gene encoding preprotein translocase subunit SecE, whose amino-acid sequence MSKDLTQSGTAGAGGSSLSSELFHAGVYKANQGRIVRQLTALAVWVIVTLGCWRLYSFLPAAMGESSLAARAIPAALLAAGLWFGFRVVNWPRFADFLIAVEAEMNKVTWPSKDELIRASVVVIFTIFFLAITLFLFDVLWQFIFNFIGVTS is encoded by the coding sequence GTGTCCAAAGATCTAACCCAATCCGGCACGGCCGGCGCCGGAGGCAGTTCGCTGAGCAGCGAACTGTTCCATGCTGGTGTGTACAAAGCCAACCAAGGCCGGATTGTTCGCCAACTGACGGCTCTCGCCGTTTGGGTGATCGTCACGTTGGGTTGCTGGCGTTTGTATTCGTTCCTCCCTGCTGCCATGGGAGAATCCTCCCTCGCTGCACGAGCCATCCCGGCTGCGTTGCTGGCCGCTGGGCTCTGGTTCGGATTCAGAGTCGTCAACTGGCCTCGATTCGCCGATTTCTTGATCGCCGTCGAAGCGGAAATGAACAAGGTGACTTGGCCGAGCAAGGATGAACTGATCCGAGCTTCCGTGGTCGTGATTTTCACTATCTTCTTCCTTGCCATCACATTGTTCCTGTTCGATGTTCTCTGGCAATTCATCTTCAACTTCATCGGGGTAACATCGTGA
- the mutL gene encoding DNA mismatch repair endonuclease MutL, with protein MNTPTATTAKPPRIIRQLPAHLVNQIAAGEVIERPASVVKELLENSIDAGSTRIELSLEGGGVELIRISDDGCGMTAEQLPLAVTSHATSKLPDDESLFHVGTLGFRGEALASIASVSQMTIRSRAEGEEGGCQIDIRGGVIETPGPCGCPVGTVIEVRNLFFNTPVRRKFLKTPQTERGHIVEAFTRLALANPKVHFVLRNGDKEMFDLLPTPRWADRIESFFGTEISEGLIPIENQDETVQITGYACDPSVSRGNNRMQYLFLNGRHIRDRALQHALGEAYRGMLMVGRHPVCFLRMRMPADMIDVNVHPAKLEVRFTDSGRVYSRLLQTLRQRFLSTDMTQRVGSNPVPAPMSEEEQRQTAPESVMGMRPNEVDQQRQSVIEWARTGGPPSGSSATSNTQMLGGASGTPDFRPFGESNSIGHGSQSATDMTGQSAPLASPNTWSPGSAAGVDSPRPSTAAEGIEMTPWDGDNSGSFNANDPGTAGSSHDAALAAGVPTPSVSHLGFQVHQRYLVTQDEKGMVVIDQHALHERVLYERVCQKVLHEDASLEAQQLLVPEPVSLTPAERAAALEVKDTLSRIGLEIEDFGGETILIQSYPAMLPNKPPADMLRTVLESVMGAGRDPNPKDLLNHLLSTVACKAAVKAGDPLSPEEITSLLEQKDLYQETHHCPHGRPTALFFSRDELDRMFGRLGPRGRASVSP; from the coding sequence ATGAACACGCCCACCGCCACGACCGCCAAGCCACCTCGCATCATCCGCCAATTGCCGGCCCATCTGGTCAATCAAATCGCCGCTGGCGAGGTGATTGAACGGCCCGCCTCGGTGGTCAAAGAATTGCTCGAGAACAGCATCGATGCCGGTTCGACTCGGATTGAACTGAGCCTCGAGGGTGGCGGCGTCGAGCTGATCCGAATCAGCGACGATGGCTGCGGGATGACCGCCGAGCAATTGCCGCTGGCCGTGACCAGCCACGCGACCAGCAAGCTGCCCGACGACGAATCGCTGTTCCACGTCGGCACCCTCGGTTTTCGCGGCGAAGCCCTGGCATCAATCGCCAGCGTTTCTCAAATGACCATCCGAAGCCGAGCCGAAGGCGAAGAGGGCGGTTGCCAGATCGACATTCGCGGCGGAGTGATCGAGACGCCGGGACCTTGCGGTTGCCCGGTCGGCACCGTGATCGAAGTCCGGAACCTGTTCTTCAACACCCCGGTTCGCCGCAAGTTCCTGAAGACCCCGCAAACCGAACGCGGGCACATCGTCGAAGCCTTCACGCGTTTGGCCCTTGCCAACCCGAAGGTTCACTTTGTCCTTCGCAACGGCGACAAGGAGATGTTCGACCTCTTGCCGACGCCTCGTTGGGCAGACCGCATTGAGTCTTTCTTTGGAACTGAAATCTCCGAAGGGTTGATTCCGATCGAGAACCAAGATGAAACCGTTCAGATCACCGGTTACGCTTGCGATCCGTCGGTCAGTCGCGGCAACAACCGAATGCAGTATTTGTTTCTCAACGGCCGTCACATTCGCGACCGCGCGCTGCAACATGCTTTGGGGGAAGCCTACCGCGGCATGTTGATGGTCGGTCGACATCCGGTTTGTTTCCTACGAATGCGGATGCCCGCGGACATGATCGATGTCAACGTGCACCCCGCCAAACTCGAGGTTCGCTTCACCGACAGCGGACGTGTGTACAGCCGGTTATTGCAAACGCTTCGCCAGCGTTTCCTTTCGACCGACATGACTCAACGTGTGGGATCCAATCCGGTTCCGGCTCCGATGAGCGAAGAGGAGCAACGCCAGACCGCTCCCGAATCGGTCATGGGCATGCGTCCCAACGAAGTCGACCAGCAACGCCAGTCGGTGATCGAATGGGCCCGAACCGGTGGACCTCCGTCGGGATCATCCGCGACGTCGAACACTCAAATGCTGGGTGGAGCCAGCGGCACGCCGGACTTTCGACCGTTCGGCGAATCCAATTCAATCGGCCACGGATCACAATCCGCCACGGACATGACTGGCCAATCCGCTCCGCTCGCTTCGCCGAACACCTGGTCACCGGGATCCGCTGCCGGTGTCGATTCGCCTCGCCCATCGACAGCCGCCGAAGGCATTGAGATGACGCCGTGGGATGGCGACAACTCGGGTAGCTTCAACGCGAATGATCCGGGAACAGCCGGCTCGTCGCACGACGCAGCTCTGGCCGCCGGCGTTCCCACACCGAGCGTGAGTCACCTTGGGTTCCAAGTGCACCAGCGCTATCTCGTCACGCAAGACGAGAAAGGCATGGTTGTGATCGATCAGCACGCTCTGCACGAACGTGTGCTCTACGAACGTGTCTGCCAAAAAGTGCTTCATGAAGACGCTTCTTTGGAAGCCCAACAGTTGCTGGTTCCGGAACCCGTTTCGCTGACTCCTGCCGAGCGAGCTGCGGCTCTCGAGGTGAAGGACACGCTCAGCCGAATCGGTTTGGAAATCGAGGACTTCGGTGGCGAAACGATTCTGATTCAGTCGTACCCAGCGATGCTGCCAAACAAGCCGCCTGCGGACATGTTGCGAACCGTTTTGGAATCGGTGATGGGCGCCGGCCGAGATCCCAACCCGAAGGATTTGCTGAATCACTTGCTCAGCACCGTCGCTTGCAAAGCCGCCGTGAAAGCGGGCGATCCACTGTCTCCGGAAGAGATCACCAGCCTGCTGGAACAGAAGGACTTGTACCAAGAAACGCACCATTGCCCACACGGTCGGCCAACCGCTTTGTTCTTCAGTCGTGATGAACTCGATCGCATGTTCGGTCGACTGGGACCACGTGGCCGAGCCTCGGTGTCGCCATGA
- the pdxA gene encoding 4-hydroxythreonine-4-phosphate dehydrogenase PdxA, producing the protein MTDANQSRPKLAITMGDAAGIGPEIALRVWNSPEVQSLGYPLLFGDAAIYQRAAKELGCDCPGTISLAEFLVMPKQALPSDAPHGLIVDCGKLTAEELDDFTPGKFSAATGRASYQSVTDAIDAAVSGHVDAIVTGPIQKEAWHQAGIDFPGHTELLADRAGRAVQGEPADVRMMLASDTIACVLETIHIPLADVASQLNTESLVRTIDLAGETVQRRNQNRGSLLPPRIAVCGLNPHAGENGLFSHREEEQIIAPAIESARQSGWTIEGPLSPDTAFTPAMRERIDIYVCMYHDQGLIPLKALSFDDAVNVTLGLPIIRTSVDHGTAMDLAWQGKASVNSMLAAIRWAVP; encoded by the coding sequence ATGACGGACGCGAATCAATCGCGCCCCAAGCTGGCCATCACGATGGGGGACGCCGCCGGAATCGGCCCCGAAATCGCTCTTCGAGTCTGGAATTCACCGGAGGTTCAGTCACTGGGTTACCCGCTGCTGTTTGGCGACGCGGCCATCTACCAACGCGCCGCGAAAGAACTCGGTTGTGACTGCCCCGGCACAATCTCGCTGGCCGAGTTTTTGGTCATGCCAAAGCAGGCGTTACCGAGTGACGCACCGCACGGGTTGATTGTCGATTGTGGGAAACTCACCGCAGAAGAACTCGATGACTTCACCCCCGGAAAATTCAGTGCCGCGACCGGGCGAGCCTCCTATCAATCCGTCACCGACGCGATTGACGCGGCGGTCTCAGGTCACGTCGACGCGATTGTAACGGGGCCCATCCAAAAGGAAGCCTGGCATCAAGCCGGGATCGACTTTCCCGGTCACACTGAGTTGCTGGCCGATCGAGCGGGCAGGGCAGTGCAGGGCGAACCAGCAGACGTTCGCATGATGCTGGCCAGCGACACGATCGCCTGCGTTCTTGAAACGATCCACATTCCGCTGGCCGATGTGGCGTCGCAGCTGAACACCGAATCTTTGGTTCGTACGATCGACTTGGCGGGTGAAACGGTTCAACGCCGCAACCAAAATCGCGGCAGCTTGTTGCCGCCTCGCATTGCCGTTTGCGGACTGAATCCACATGCGGGTGAAAACGGATTATTCAGCCACCGAGAGGAAGAACAGATTATCGCACCGGCGATTGAATCAGCGAGACAATCTGGATGGACGATCGAAGGACCTTTGTCACCTGACACTGCGTTCACGCCCGCGATGCGAGAACGAATCGACATCTACGTTTGTATGTATCACGACCAAGGACTAATTCCATTGAAAGCGTTGTCGTTCGACGACGCGGTCAACGTGACACTGGGACTGCCGATCATTCGCACCAGCGTTGACCACGGGACGGCCATGGATCTGGCTTGGCAAGGCAAAGCCAGCGTCAATAGCATGTTGGCAGCGATCCGGTGGGCGGTTCCGTGA
- a CDS encoding DUF6798 domain-containing protein, with product MGGSVTTSESTLEPQTQPARSSLIWSWLALMGVCFLYAGDAAPGVNEAHYLVKAKNFWQPDWCANDLFASSGKAHATYYWLFGWPTQFVSMNATAWIGRVVGWSLLAAGLLRQTQAMRMPPISSVWVMVIWILGIQHGNLAGEWVIGGIEAKVPAYGLVLFGLADIVQRRWSRGWVWLGAAAGFHVLTGGWSVVAAAFAFWITERGPKRWRVSELAGEPAGEDAGPIPAFFSRGLFLGGALSLVGLVPAAAMSWGATEAEQVSAARIYAYFRISHHLMPAAFHADWYVRHAILTLVCLVGLNTVWRRTSGAKNGLTPETWAIAADQAIAFRILGWFAIGSMTISLVGLLVGLLPAVYPDQAAKLLRFYWFRLADAVTPLTLAFLVVHFFWQRSTLSRKPATTAINADLARIWIGRAGMAVVVGFFADACWEKTQTGVPVSVSNRLLGLNADADYAEQRRTMEDWIAVCQFVRASTPEDAVLLTPRHQQTFKWYAHRAEVVNWKDTPQNAVALREWAKRFLEVYPSRLSTMRVTIRYDDLRTMRSKYGCDWIIVDRRVVGPELPLVQIYPAANQRNSTYAVYQLP from the coding sequence GTGGGCGGTTCCGTGACGACGTCGGAGTCAACGTTGGAACCGCAAACTCAGCCAGCGCGATCTTCGCTGATTTGGAGCTGGTTGGCCTTGATGGGCGTGTGCTTTTTGTACGCTGGCGATGCTGCCCCTGGAGTCAACGAAGCTCACTACTTGGTGAAGGCCAAAAACTTCTGGCAACCCGATTGGTGCGCCAATGATCTTTTCGCGTCATCGGGCAAAGCTCACGCGACCTATTACTGGCTGTTCGGTTGGCCGACTCAATTTGTCTCGATGAATGCAACCGCTTGGATCGGACGTGTTGTCGGATGGTCATTGTTGGCGGCGGGGCTGCTTCGACAGACCCAAGCGATGCGAATGCCACCGATCAGCAGCGTATGGGTCATGGTCATTTGGATCCTCGGCATCCAGCATGGAAACCTTGCTGGTGAGTGGGTCATCGGCGGAATCGAGGCGAAGGTTCCCGCCTACGGGTTGGTACTTTTCGGATTGGCGGACATTGTCCAGCGGCGTTGGTCGCGAGGCTGGGTCTGGCTGGGTGCCGCGGCCGGATTTCATGTGCTGACTGGTGGCTGGTCCGTGGTCGCCGCCGCGTTCGCATTTTGGATCACCGAGCGTGGCCCCAAACGTTGGCGGGTTTCCGAGTTGGCCGGCGAACCAGCGGGCGAGGATGCCGGACCGATCCCCGCCTTTTTCAGCCGAGGTTTGTTCCTTGGGGGAGCCCTGTCCCTGGTCGGGCTGGTTCCCGCCGCCGCGATGTCGTGGGGAGCAACCGAGGCCGAGCAAGTTTCAGCAGCTCGGATCTACGCCTACTTCCGAATCTCGCACCACTTGATGCCCGCAGCATTTCACGCTGATTGGTATGTCCGGCATGCCATCCTGACACTCGTTTGCTTGGTGGGGCTGAATACTGTTTGGCGGCGAACATCCGGTGCCAAGAACGGCCTCACGCCCGAAACATGGGCAATCGCGGCGGACCAAGCGATTGCGTTCCGAATCCTGGGCTGGTTTGCCATCGGCTCGATGACGATCAGCTTGGTGGGATTGCTGGTCGGATTGCTTCCGGCGGTGTATCCCGATCAGGCCGCCAAGCTGCTGCGATTCTATTGGTTCCGACTGGCCGATGCGGTCACACCGCTGACGCTGGCGTTCTTGGTGGTCCATTTCTTTTGGCAAAGATCGACTCTTTCACGAAAACCAGCCACCACTGCGATCAACGCCGACCTGGCCCGGATCTGGATTGGACGAGCCGGAATGGCCGTCGTGGTTGGTTTCTTTGCCGACGCCTGCTGGGAAAAGACTCAGACTGGGGTACCAGTTTCAGTCAGCAATCGGCTGCTGGGGCTCAATGCGGATGCGGACTACGCCGAACAGAGGCGGACGATGGAGGACTGGATCGCAGTTTGCCAATTTGTTCGAGCCAGCACTCCCGAGGACGCGGTGCTGCTAACGCCGAGGCACCAACAAACATTCAAGTGGTACGCGCATCGGGCCGAAGTGGTCAACTGGAAAGACACACCTCAAAACGCGGTGGCGTTGCGGGAGTGGGCCAAACGGTTCCTGGAGGTTTACCCGTCTCGGCTTTCGACCATGCGGGTCACGATTCGGTACGACGATTTGCGGACCATGCGGTCCAAATATGGTTGCGACTGGATCATCGTGGACCGCCGCGTCGTGGGTCCCGAATTGCCGCTGGTACAGATTTATCCAGCCGCGAATCAACGGAATTCAACCTATGCGGTGTACCAACTCCCTTGA
- the tuf gene encoding elongation factor Tu, with amino-acid sequence MAKDKFERTKPHVNVGTIGHIDHGKTTTTGAILAVQAAKGLAEAKGYSDIAKGGTVRDATKTVTIAVAHVEYESENRHYAHIDCPGHADFVKNMITGAAQMDGAILVVSAADGPMPQTKEHVLLGRQVGVPYIVVYLNKCDLVDDEELLELVELEVRELLSKYDYPGDDVPVVRGSSLPAYNNPADPEASKCITELMEALDSHIPEPTREDDKPFLMAIEDVFSIEGRGTVATGRIERGVVKVGEEVEIIGLGPNSTKTTCTGVEMFRKEMNEGRSGDNVGCLLRGVKREDIQRGQVLAKPGSITPHTKFEAEVYCLSKDEGGRHTPFFSGYRPQFYFRTTDVTGTANLVGADMCMPGDNVKVEVELHKPIAMDDGVRFAIREGGRTVGSGVVTKIIE; translated from the coding sequence ATGGCTAAGGACAAATTTGAACGTACCAAGCCCCACGTCAACGTAGGTACGATTGGTCACATTGACCATGGAAAAACGACGACGACGGGTGCGATCCTCGCTGTTCAAGCAGCAAAGGGCTTGGCTGAAGCGAAGGGTTACTCTGATATCGCCAAGGGCGGTACTGTCCGTGACGCGACGAAGACTGTGACCATCGCGGTCGCTCACGTTGAGTACGAAAGTGAAAATCGTCACTACGCTCACATCGATTGCCCCGGCCACGCTGACTTTGTCAAGAACATGATCACCGGTGCCGCCCAGATGGACGGTGCGATCCTGGTCGTGTCGGCAGCTGACGGCCCGATGCCACAAACCAAAGAACACGTGTTGCTCGGTCGCCAGGTTGGCGTTCCTTACATCGTTGTGTACTTGAACAAGTGTGACTTGGTCGACGACGAAGAATTGCTCGAACTCGTCGAACTCGAAGTTCGCGAATTGCTCAGCAAGTACGACTACCCAGGCGACGACGTTCCTGTCGTTCGTGGTAGCTCGCTGCCAGCTTACAACAACCCAGCTGACCCAGAAGCCAGCAAGTGCATCACCGAGTTGATGGAAGCACTTGACTCGCACATTCCTGAGCCTACCCGTGAAGACGACAAGCCATTCTTGATGGCAATCGAGGACGTCTTCTCGATCGAAGGTCGTGGTACGGTTGCTACCGGACGTATCGAGCGTGGTGTCGTGAAGGTCGGCGAAGAAGTCGAAATCATTGGTTTGGGCCCTAACTCGACCAAGACCACCTGCACCGGCGTCGAAATGTTCCGCAAGGAAATGAACGAAGGCCGTTCGGGCGACAACGTCGGTTGCTTGCTTCGTGGTGTCAAACGCGAAGACATCCAACGTGGTCAAGTCTTGGCAAAACCAGGCAGCATCACGCCTCACACCAAGTTCGAAGCAGAAGTTTACTGCTTGAGCAAAGACGAAGGTGGCCGTCACACGCCATTCTTCAGCGGTTACCGTCCACAGTTCTACTTCCGCACGACTGACGTCACCGGAACGGCCAACTTGGTCGGTGCCGACATGTGCATGCCTGGCGATAACGTCAAGGTTGAAGTTGAATTGCACAAACCAATCGCCATGGATGACGGCGTTCGCTTCGCTATTCGCGAAGGCGGCCGTACCGTTGGTTCAGGCGTTGTGACCAAGATCATCGAATAA
- the nusG gene encoding transcription termination/antitermination protein NusG: protein MSDEDVKDVDSPETEVAPAASETPAPETSAAEAPAPPPPAPVDPNAPPKPEVDDESPMDWYILKVAFNREDSIAEALRKKVRMEDMGEFFGDIVVPSEDVATFTRDGKRRVSKRKLLPGYIMVYMSINDDTWFLVREVGGISDFTGSAGKPMPMEPEDVERFVNRPAVDDEDETPIKTAIPFKVGDRVRVKEGNFENQEGEVDVVDEANGRVTVIINIFGRSVPMELDHWQVEPL, encoded by the coding sequence GTGAGTGATGAAGACGTGAAAGACGTCGACTCGCCAGAAACCGAAGTCGCTCCCGCCGCTTCTGAAACACCGGCACCAGAGACTTCGGCAGCCGAAGCCCCCGCGCCCCCGCCTCCGGCTCCTGTTGACCCCAACGCACCGCCCAAACCAGAAGTGGACGATGAGTCCCCGATGGATTGGTACATCCTAAAAGTCGCGTTCAACCGCGAAGATTCCATTGCCGAAGCCCTTCGCAAGAAGGTTCGCATGGAAGACATGGGTGAGTTCTTTGGTGACATCGTCGTGCCATCCGAAGACGTGGCCACGTTCACTCGAGACGGCAAACGCCGCGTCAGCAAGCGAAAATTGTTGCCGGGTTACATCATGGTGTACATGTCGATTAACGACGACACCTGGTTCCTCGTTCGTGAAGTCGGTGGTATCAGCGATTTCACCGGTTCGGCTGGCAAACCGATGCCAATGGAACCCGAAGACGTCGAACGTTTCGTCAATCGCCCCGCGGTGGACGACGAAGACGAAACCCCGATCAAAACTGCGATTCCATTCAAAGTCGGCGATCGTGTTCGCGTCAAAGAAGGCAACTTCGAGAATCAAGAAGGCGAAGTCGATGTGGTCGACGAAGCCAACGGCCGCGTGACAGTGATCATCAACATCTTTGGACGCAGCGTCCCGATGGAACTGGATCACTGGCAAGTCGAGCCTTTGTAA
- the msrB gene encoding peptide-methionine (R)-S-oxide reductase MsrB: protein MHSRSWRFGSLHKLALALIGASGLLLGGLALQADESDSSSGSTSALKVTQEGADESDTISEEEYIPATKAELRRKLNRIQYDVTQNAATEPAFRNAYWNNKKRGEYHCIVCDKPLFDSKTKFKSGTGWPSFYLPIAKDAVGYQTDYKMLYPRTEVHCKRCEAHLGHLFDDGPAPSGKRFCMNSASMKFIEAKSESKK, encoded by the coding sequence ATGCATTCTCGTTCATGGCGTTTTGGCTCGCTACACAAACTGGCTCTCGCCCTCATCGGAGCAAGCGGATTGCTGCTCGGGGGATTGGCACTGCAAGCCGACGAATCCGATTCATCGAGCGGATCAACGTCTGCTCTGAAGGTCACTCAGGAAGGCGCGGATGAGTCGGACACGATATCCGAGGAAGAGTACATTCCTGCGACAAAGGCTGAGCTTCGAAGGAAACTGAACCGGATTCAATACGATGTGACTCAGAATGCTGCCACGGAGCCAGCGTTTCGGAACGCCTATTGGAACAACAAAAAGAGGGGCGAGTATCACTGCATCGTCTGTGACAAGCCACTGTTCGACAGCAAGACCAAGTTCAAGTCAGGAACCGGTTGGCCTAGTTTCTATTTGCCAATCGCGAAAGACGCCGTTGGCTACCAGACGGACTACAAGATGCTGTATCCGCGGACGGAGGTGCACTGCAAGCGTTGCGAAGCACACCTGGGGCACCTGTTTGACGATGGCCCAGCACCGTCGGGCAAGCGATTTTGCATGAACAGTGCTTCGATGAAATTCATCGAAGCAAAGTCCGAGAGCAAAAAATAG